In one Micromonospora polyrhachis genomic region, the following are encoded:
- a CDS encoding N-acetyltransferase — MVAAHAPVVRRARYAEVATVAALVTDAAHDLPLAEWLVPGPQQRPTVLTEAVRIWVEHALFFGEVDVLANADGLIGAGVWFHRYRQIPPPAAYEARLAAACHQHTERFTTLGRLLDGQRPETGHEHLALLAIAPDHRATGIAARLLDHHHSRLDRYGTAAYTEAFSDVHRDLLARHGYQARPPLHLTRHHTIHPMWRPGRTPQTDN, encoded by the coding sequence ATGGTCGCCGCCCACGCACCCGTCGTACGACGTGCCCGATACGCCGAGGTCGCCACCGTCGCCGCGCTCGTCACCGACGCCGCCCACGATCTGCCCCTGGCCGAATGGCTCGTCCCCGGCCCGCAGCAACGCCCCACCGTCCTCACCGAGGCCGTACGGATCTGGGTCGAACACGCCCTCTTCTTCGGTGAAGTCGACGTCCTCGCCAACGCTGACGGGCTCATCGGGGCCGGGGTCTGGTTCCACCGCTACCGGCAGATCCCACCACCGGCCGCGTACGAGGCCCGCCTCGCCGCCGCCTGCCACCAGCACACCGAACGGTTCACCACCCTCGGTCGACTCCTCGACGGCCAACGTCCCGAGACAGGTCACGAACACCTCGCCCTACTCGCCATCGCACCCGACCACCGTGCCACCGGCATCGCCGCCAGGTTGCTCGACCACCATCACAGCCGCCTCGACCGCTACGGCACCGCCGCCTACACCGAAGCCTTCAGCGACGTGCATCGCGACCTGCTGGCCCGCCACGGCTACCAGGCACGGCCACCGTTGCACCTGACCCGCCACCACACCATCCACCCCATGTGGCGACCCGGCCGCACACCCCAGACCGACAACTGA
- a CDS encoding helix-turn-helix domain-containing protein, which produces MRKRCATPEAAAYTLYVRQLIEEHYQLDGQATILRVAEDRGVLVVGFDRRSLSEQISGKYKRGPNWPTTEMVIRALPKGCHTEALLAHAAALYRRARKEAPPGYKGEISRLDDDPVLPEVPESGPPTVEQLQAKIARMRRRHHEETTGQLESIRMAQRQRRDADLRADQLETELLRVRELYLGARTEAAQLATLREECARLSVEQELLATPQLRSRRILELPELSHAQQRVRVGHLAHAIDPIAPRWRRALARYLCTYAEMLGITMAELSIRAGISPAVVQDTLTGRRAPTDVDLRDIGEVLQVHMGTALYLATEARKPEPSTSFEEITWVLPDLAQLPTLPPDIPDVVGAGSDNRASDSDTAPTAGNLPDRAEPDGADSRSARRWRRPTSWRFWSRRGRR; this is translated from the coding sequence GTGCGCAAGCGCTGCGCTACCCCGGAGGCTGCCGCCTACACCCTGTACGTCCGTCAGCTCATCGAGGAGCACTACCAGCTCGATGGTCAGGCCACGATTCTGCGCGTGGCGGAGGACCGAGGAGTCCTGGTCGTCGGCTTCGACCGGCGGTCACTGTCCGAGCAGATCAGCGGCAAGTACAAACGCGGGCCGAACTGGCCCACCACCGAGATGGTTATTCGGGCACTGCCGAAGGGATGTCACACCGAGGCTCTCCTGGCGCATGCGGCCGCGCTCTACCGGCGGGCACGCAAGGAAGCCCCACCCGGCTACAAGGGAGAAATCAGTCGCCTCGACGACGATCCGGTGCTGCCCGAGGTGCCGGAGAGCGGACCACCGACTGTCGAACAGCTCCAAGCCAAGATTGCCCGGATGCGACGCCGACACCATGAGGAGACCACGGGGCAGTTGGAGTCAATCCGCATGGCGCAGCGGCAGCGACGAGATGCCGACCTGCGGGCAGACCAGCTCGAAACGGAGCTTCTGAGAGTGCGGGAGCTGTATCTCGGCGCGCGTACCGAGGCGGCCCAGTTGGCGACCCTGCGCGAGGAGTGCGCCCGGTTGTCGGTCGAGCAGGAACTGCTGGCTACGCCCCAACTGCGGTCGCGGCGCATTCTCGAACTGCCTGAGTTGTCCCACGCTCAGCAACGAGTACGAGTGGGCCATCTCGCCCATGCGATCGATCCGATCGCGCCGCGCTGGCGGCGGGCGTTGGCCAGGTATCTCTGCACCTACGCGGAGATGCTGGGAATCACCATGGCCGAGCTGTCGATACGGGCCGGGATCAGCCCGGCCGTCGTACAGGACACCCTGACCGGTCGGCGAGCACCCACCGATGTCGACCTACGTGATATCGGCGAGGTGCTTCAGGTGCACATGGGAACCGCGTTGTACCTCGCGACCGAGGCCCGCAAGCCCGAGCCGTCGACTTCGTTCGAGGAAATCACCTGGGTCCTTCCGGATCTCGCGCAGTTGCCGACCTTGCCACCCGACATCCCGGACGTTGTCGGAGCCGGTTCCGACAATCGTGCATCCGATTCCGACACTGCTCCGACAGCTGGAAACCTCCCCGATCGAGCCGAGCCGGATGGCGCTGACTCCCGGTCCGCCCGCCGATGGCGACGACCGACCTCGTGGCGGTTCTGGTCACGGCGGGGCCGCCGCTGA
- a CDS encoding alpha-lytic protease prodomain-containing protein — translation MSRKPTMLTVSVLTAVGMAAAVALAGNALAGTAGNGATPAAGAGAPAGMEPAAFAAMQRDLKLTPAQARDRLAKEDRAARAQQVLRQTLGAGYAGTWLSADASTITVAVTDRAHETAVRAIGATPKLVTRSEAQLDALVGRLDAYSASVPKTVKGWYADVTSNAVVVLSATGVDPAAAAFVKASGVDPGAVRVETTTENPRTYIDVIGGNAYYMSGGGRCSVGFSVNGGFVTAGHCGRTGSRTTQPSGTFRGSSFPGNDYAWVQVDAGNTPRGLVNNYAGGTVAVAGSQEAAIGASVCRSGSTTGWRCGVIQQKNASVTYQEGTVTGLVRSNACAEPGDSGGSWLAGNQAQGVTSGGSGTCSSGNSVMYYQPVNEILQAYSLTLITSGGPSPTPTSSQTSNPGGTWAPGVTYQPGATVTYGSQTYRCLQGHTSMAGWEPPVVPALWQAI, via the coding sequence ATGTCCAGAAAACCCACGATGCTGACGGTGAGTGTCCTCACCGCAGTGGGGATGGCCGCCGCCGTCGCGCTCGCCGGTAACGCCCTCGCCGGTACCGCAGGGAACGGCGCGACCCCGGCGGCCGGTGCCGGTGCACCGGCCGGTATGGAGCCCGCCGCGTTCGCCGCGATGCAGCGCGACCTGAAGTTGACCCCCGCCCAGGCCCGGGACCGGCTGGCCAAGGAGGACCGTGCGGCCCGAGCCCAGCAGGTGCTCCGGCAGACGCTCGGTGCCGGCTACGCGGGCACCTGGCTCTCCGCCGACGCCAGCACCATCACCGTGGCCGTCACCGACCGCGCCCACGAAACGGCGGTACGCGCCATCGGCGCGACCCCGAAGCTCGTCACCCGCAGCGAGGCCCAGCTCGACGCCCTCGTCGGCCGCCTCGACGCGTACTCGGCATCGGTGCCCAAGACGGTCAAGGGCTGGTACGCCGACGTCACCAGCAACGCGGTGGTGGTGCTCAGCGCCACCGGTGTCGACCCAGCCGCCGCCGCGTTCGTCAAGGCCAGCGGGGTGGACCCCGGCGCGGTACGGGTGGAGACCACCACCGAGAACCCGCGTACCTACATCGACGTGATCGGCGGCAACGCCTACTACATGAGCGGCGGCGGACGCTGCTCGGTCGGCTTCTCGGTCAACGGCGGATTCGTCACTGCCGGCCACTGTGGCCGGACCGGCTCCCGGACCACCCAGCCCAGCGGCACGTTCCGGGGCTCCAGCTTCCCCGGCAACGACTACGCCTGGGTGCAGGTCGACGCGGGCAACACCCCGCGCGGCCTGGTGAACAACTACGCCGGCGGTACGGTCGCGGTGGCCGGCTCGCAGGAGGCGGCGATCGGTGCCTCGGTCTGCCGTTCCGGCTCGACCACCGGATGGCGTTGTGGTGTCATCCAGCAGAAGAACGCGTCGGTGACCTACCAGGAGGGCACCGTCACCGGTCTGGTGCGCAGCAACGCCTGCGCCGAGCCGGGTGACTCGGGCGGCTCGTGGCTGGCCGGCAACCAGGCGCAGGGCGTCACCTCCGGTGGCTCCGGCACCTGCTCCTCAGGCAACTCCGTCATGTACTACCAGCCGGTCAACGAGATCCTCCAGGCCTACAGCCTGACCCTGATCACCTCGGGTGGGCCGAGCCCCACCCCGACCAGCTCGCAGACCTCGAACCCGGGCGGTACGTGGGCACCGGGCGTGACGTACCAGCCGGGCGCGACCGTCACCTACGGCAGCCAGACGTACCGGTGCCTCCAGGGGCACACCTCGATGGCCGGTTGGGAGCCGCCGGTCGTACCGGCGCTCTGGCAGGCGATCTGA